One genomic window of Niveibacterium sp. SC-1 includes the following:
- a CDS encoding ABC transporter permease translates to MNAVNKTTIGAGTALAAEGRHFRAGTRQKLLAFSSLVALMVFFSIASESFLQTDNLVSILQATAVNGVLAIACTFVIITSGIDLSVGTLMTFCAVMAGVVLTNLHLPLPLGVIAAIFFGALSGLVSGLLIAKLKIPPFIATLGMMMLLKGLALVISGTKPIYFNDTPGFTAISQDSLIGDLIPSLPIPNGVLILFIVAVLSSIVLNKTIFGRYTFALGSNEEAARLSGVNVDFWKVIVYTVCGGICGIAGLLIASRLNSAQPALGQGYELDAIAAVVIGGTSLSGGVGTILGTIIGAFIMSVLTNGLRIMSVAQEWQTVVTGAIIILAVYTDILRRRSK, encoded by the coding sequence ATGAACGCTGTGAACAAGACAACAATCGGCGCGGGCACCGCACTCGCGGCAGAGGGCCGGCACTTCCGGGCGGGCACGCGGCAGAAGCTGCTGGCCTTCTCCAGCCTGGTCGCGCTGATGGTGTTCTTCAGCATCGCGTCGGAGAGCTTCCTGCAGACGGACAACCTCGTGAGCATCCTGCAGGCCACGGCGGTGAACGGCGTGCTCGCGATCGCCTGCACCTTCGTGATCATCACCTCGGGCATCGATCTGTCGGTCGGCACGCTCATGACCTTCTGTGCGGTGATGGCCGGCGTGGTGCTCACCAATCTTCATCTGCCGCTACCGCTGGGCGTGATTGCCGCGATTTTCTTCGGCGCCCTCAGCGGCCTCGTCTCCGGCCTCTTGATCGCCAAGCTGAAGATCCCGCCCTTCATCGCGACCCTGGGGATGATGATGCTGCTCAAGGGCCTGGCGCTGGTGATCTCCGGCACCAAGCCGATCTACTTCAACGACACGCCGGGCTTCACCGCGATCTCGCAGGACTCGCTCATCGGCGACCTGATCCCCTCGCTGCCGATTCCCAACGGCGTGCTGATCCTCTTCATCGTCGCGGTGCTCTCCAGCATCGTGCTCAACAAGACCATCTTCGGCCGCTACACCTTCGCGCTGGGCAGCAACGAAGAGGCCGCGCGCCTCTCCGGCGTCAATGTCGATTTCTGGAAGGTGATCGTCTACACGGTGTGCGGCGGCATCTGCGGCATCGCGGGCTTGCTGATCGCCTCGCGGCTCAACTCCGCACAACCCGCCCTGGGCCAGGGCTATGAACTGGATGCGATTGCCGCCGTGGTGATTGGCGGCACCTCGCTCTCCGGCGGCGTCGGCACGATCCTGGGCACGATCATCGGCGCCTTCATCATGAGTGTGCTCACCAATGGCCTGCGCATCATGTCCGTCGCGCAGGAATGGCAGACCGTGGTGACCGGGGCAATCATCATCCTCGCCGTCTACACCGACATCCTTCGTCGCCGCAGCAAATAG
- a CDS encoding ABC transporter substrate-binding protein translates to MFTRRVFGLALLGFASFGAALATSGMASAQEVYIPLVSKGFQHQFWQAVKSGAEKAGKDLNVKISFEGPETEAMVDKQIDMLSAALAKKPSAIGFAALDSKAAIPLLKKAQAAKIPVVAFDSGVDSDIPVTTATTDNRAAAALAADRLAELIGKSGEVAVVAHDQTSRTGVDRRDGFVERMKSAYPNVKIVSIQYGGGDHLKSTEVAKSILQANPNLKGIFGTNEGSAIGVVNGVKEMKKKVVIVGFDSGKQQKDAIRSGLMAGAITQNPVGIGYKTVEAAVKALKGESLPKIIDTGFYWYDKSNIDDPKIAAVLYD, encoded by the coding sequence ATGTTCACCCGACGTGTATTTGGTTTGGCCCTTCTGGGTTTCGCCTCTTTCGGCGCTGCGCTGGCTACCAGCGGCATGGCATCCGCCCAGGAGGTCTACATCCCGCTCGTGTCCAAGGGCTTCCAGCATCAGTTCTGGCAGGCCGTGAAGTCCGGCGCCGAGAAGGCGGGCAAGGACCTGAACGTGAAGATCAGCTTCGAAGGCCCCGAGACCGAGGCCATGGTCGACAAGCAGATCGACATGCTCTCCGCCGCGCTCGCGAAGAAGCCCTCGGCGATCGGCTTTGCCGCGCTCGACAGCAAGGCCGCGATCCCGCTGCTCAAGAAGGCGCAGGCAGCCAAGATCCCGGTGGTCGCGTTCGACTCCGGCGTCGATAGCGACATCCCGGTGACCACCGCCACCACCGACAACCGCGCCGCCGCCGCGCTGGCTGCTGACCGCCTTGCCGAGCTGATCGGCAAGAGCGGCGAAGTCGCCGTCGTTGCGCATGACCAGACGAGCCGCACCGGTGTCGACCGCCGCGACGGATTCGTGGAGCGCATGAAATCCGCCTATCCCAACGTCAAGATCGTGAGCATCCAGTACGGCGGTGGCGACCACCTCAAGTCCACGGAAGTCGCCAAGTCCATCCTTCAGGCCAACCCCAACCTCAAGGGCATCTTCGGCACCAACGAAGGCTCCGCGATCGGCGTGGTCAATGGCGTGAAAGAGATGAAAAAGAAGGTCGTGATCGTCGGCTTCGACTCCGGCAAGCAGCAGAAGGACGCGATCCGCAGCGGCCTCATGGCCGGCGCCATCACGCAGAACCCGGTGGGCATTGGCTACAAGACGGTGGAAGCGGCAGTGAAGGCGCTCAAGGGCGAGTCCCTGCCCAAGATCATCGACACCGGTTTCTACTGGTACGACAAGAGCAACATCGACGATCCGAAGATCGCCGCTGTCCTGTACGACTGA
- a CDS encoding fumarylacetoacetate hydrolase family protein, translated as MKLLRYGPKGQEKPGLLDKEGRVRALSSFVPDISGDVLTPAGLARLREINVDELPVVPGVAQQDLRLGPCVGRVGKFICIGLNYADHAAESNMAVPAEPVVFNKWTSAIVGPNDDVEIPRGSTRTDWEVELGVVIGEGGRYISEADAMRHVAGYCVVNDVSEREVQLERGGGQWDKGKGCDTFGPLGPWLVTADEIPDPQKLDIWLEVDGRRFQNGNTRTMIFGIAKLVSHLSQFMSLQPGDVISTGTPPGVGLGQKPPLYLVAGQTMRLGISGLGEQQQRTVQA; from the coding sequence GTGAAACTGCTGCGCTACGGCCCCAAGGGCCAGGAAAAACCGGGGCTGCTGGACAAGGAAGGGCGCGTGCGCGCGCTCTCCAGTTTCGTGCCCGACATCTCCGGCGACGTACTGACCCCGGCTGGCCTCGCACGACTCAGGGAGATCAATGTCGATGAGCTCCCCGTCGTGCCGGGCGTGGCGCAGCAGGATCTCCGCCTCGGGCCCTGCGTGGGGCGCGTGGGCAAGTTCATCTGCATCGGCCTGAACTACGCCGACCACGCCGCCGAATCGAACATGGCGGTGCCGGCCGAGCCGGTGGTGTTCAACAAGTGGACCAGCGCCATCGTTGGCCCCAATGACGATGTCGAGATCCCGCGTGGGTCGACGCGCACGGATTGGGAAGTTGAACTCGGCGTGGTCATCGGCGAAGGCGGCCGCTACATCAGCGAAGCCGACGCCATGCGCCACGTGGCCGGCTACTGCGTGGTGAACGACGTCTCCGAGCGCGAGGTGCAGCTCGAACGCGGCGGCGGCCAGTGGGACAAGGGCAAGGGCTGCGACACCTTCGGCCCGCTCGGCCCCTGGCTGGTCACTGCCGACGAAATTCCCGACCCGCAGAAGCTGGACATCTGGCTGGAAGTGGATGGTCGGCGTTTCCAGAACGGCAACACGCGCACGATGATCTTCGGCATCGCGAAGCTCGTCAGCCACCTCAGCCAGTTCATGAGCCTGCAGCCGGGTGACGTCATCTCCACCGGCACGCCGCCGGGCGTGGGGCTGGGGCAGAAGCCGCCGCTCTACCTCGTGGCCGGGCAAACCATGCGCCTGGGTATCAGCGGCCTGGGCGAACAGCAGCAACGCACCGTCCAGGCCTGA
- a CDS encoding L-fuconate dehydratase, which produces MRVLDVRFPTSAHLDGSDAMNPDPDYSAAYVVLETDRPGLEGHGLTFTIGRGNEVCCAAIRAMEHMVVGLDLDWIAADMGRFWHHVTSDSQLRWIGPDKGAIHLATGAVVNAVWDLWAKAEGKPVWQLVAEMEPEELVRLIDFRYITDCITPEEALALLRERAVGKAERLADLRGNGYPCYTTSAGWLGYDDAKLRRLAQEAVDAGFTHIKLKVGRDLQDDIRRVRIAREVLGPERNLMIDANQVWEVDEAIAWLKELAFAKPWFIEEPTSPDDVEGHRRIREAMRGSMQVATGEMCQNRIVFKQLIMRGAIDVVQIDACRLGGLNEVLAVMLMAAKYGLKVCPHAGGVGLCEYVQHLSMIDYLCIAGSKEGRVIEYVDHLHEHFVDPCVIRGAAYLPPTRPGYSIEMKPESLATYTFRG; this is translated from the coding sequence ATGCGCGTCCTCGACGTGCGATTCCCTACCTCTGCGCATCTGGACGGCTCGGATGCGATGAACCCGGACCCGGACTACTCCGCCGCCTACGTCGTGCTGGAGACCGACCGCCCGGGCCTGGAGGGTCACGGTCTCACTTTCACCATCGGCCGCGGCAACGAGGTCTGCTGCGCCGCGATCCGCGCGATGGAGCACATGGTGGTCGGGCTCGACCTGGACTGGATCGCGGCGGACATGGGCCGCTTCTGGCACCACGTCACCTCCGACAGCCAGCTGCGCTGGATCGGCCCCGACAAGGGCGCCATCCATCTCGCCACCGGCGCGGTGGTCAACGCCGTGTGGGACCTCTGGGCCAAGGCCGAAGGCAAACCGGTGTGGCAACTGGTCGCGGAGATGGAGCCCGAGGAACTCGTGCGCCTCATCGACTTCCGCTACATCACCGACTGCATCACGCCCGAGGAAGCGCTGGCCCTGCTGCGCGAACGCGCCGTCGGCAAGGCCGAGCGCCTGGCCGATCTGCGTGGCAACGGCTACCCCTGCTACACCACCTCGGCCGGCTGGCTGGGCTATGACGACGCCAAGCTTCGCCGCCTCGCGCAGGAAGCGGTGGACGCCGGCTTCACCCACATCAAGCTCAAGGTCGGGCGCGACCTGCAGGACGACATCCGCCGTGTGCGCATCGCCCGCGAAGTGCTGGGCCCCGAGCGCAACCTGATGATCGACGCCAACCAGGTGTGGGAGGTGGACGAGGCCATCGCCTGGCTCAAGGAACTCGCCTTCGCCAAGCCCTGGTTCATCGAAGAACCCACCAGCCCGGATGACGTGGAAGGCCACCGCCGCATCCGCGAAGCCATGCGCGGATCGATGCAGGTGGCGACCGGCGAGATGTGCCAGAACCGCATCGTGTTCAAGCAACTGATCATGCGCGGCGCCATCGACGTCGTGCAGATCGACGCCTGCCGCCTGGGCGGCCTCAACGAGGTGCTGGCCGTCATGCTCATGGCCGCCAAGTACGGCCTCAAGGTCTGCCCGCATGCCGGTGGCGTCGGCCTCTGCGAGTATGTGCAACACCTCTCGATGATCGACTACCTGTGCATCGCCGGATCGAAGGAAGGGCGCGTGATCGAGTACGTCGATCACCTGCACGAACACTTCGTCGACCCCTGCGTGATCCGCGGCGCTGCCTACCTGCCGCCCACGCGGCCCGGCTACTCGATCGAGATGAAGCCCGAATCGCTGGCCACCTACACCTTCCGTGGCTGA
- a CDS encoding SDR family oxidoreductase codes for MDLHLKDKVVIVTGGAAGIGGAISEGLAREGAVPVILDRGELHPDMAALLAEHSPRYRYFRLELADEEACRQAVALTQRELGGIDALVNNAGVNDGVGLEAGTTAFRQSLENNLIHCYLMTHLCVESIKERRGAIVNISSKTAVTGQGGTSGYVAAKAAQLGLTREWAAALAPFGVRVNAVLPAEVMTPLYKRWLQTHDNPEATLQRIASRIPLGHRLTTEREIADTVLFLLSDRSSHTTGQWVHPDGGYTHLDRALS; via the coding sequence ATGGATCTTCACCTGAAAGACAAGGTCGTCATCGTCACCGGCGGCGCCGCAGGCATCGGCGGCGCGATCAGCGAAGGACTCGCGCGCGAAGGTGCCGTGCCCGTCATCCTCGACCGCGGCGAACTGCATCCGGACATGGCTGCACTGCTTGCCGAACACTCCCCGCGCTACCGCTACTTCCGGCTCGAACTCGCTGACGAGGAAGCCTGCAGGCAAGCCGTCGCGCTCACGCAGCGCGAACTCGGCGGCATCGACGCGTTGGTCAACAACGCCGGCGTCAACGACGGCGTAGGGCTGGAGGCCGGCACCACCGCCTTCCGCCAGTCGCTGGAGAACAACCTCATCCACTGCTACCTGATGACCCACCTCTGCGTGGAATCCATAAAGGAACGCCGCGGCGCCATCGTCAACATATCATCCAAGACCGCGGTCACAGGGCAGGGCGGCACCAGCGGCTACGTCGCCGCCAAGGCCGCGCAACTCGGCCTCACCCGCGAATGGGCCGCCGCACTTGCACCCTTCGGCGTGCGGGTGAATGCGGTGCTGCCTGCAGAGGTAATGACGCCGCTTTACAAGCGCTGGCTGCAGACGCACGACAATCCCGAAGCCACCTTGCAGCGCATTGCCAGCCGCATTCCCCTCGGCCATCGCCTGACGACCGAGCGGGAGATTGCGGATACGGTGTTGTTCCTGCTGTCGGATCGGTCGTCACATACGACTGGGCAGTGGGTGCATCCGGATGGGGGGTACACGCATCTGGATCGGGCGTTGTCCTAA